A single genomic interval of Schistocerca americana isolate TAMUIC-IGC-003095 chromosome 2, iqSchAmer2.1, whole genome shotgun sequence harbors:
- the LOC124596094 gene encoding cyclin-dependent kinase 6-like, which yields MMDAGIQSHPNFEMLAQIGNGAYGTVYRARSASGQIVAVKKVRVNLSADGIPLSTLREVVLLKELARYEHPNMVKLLDVCTSHRTETDLYLFLVFEHLEQDLSNYIEKCPQSGMGASLVRDIMFQTLSGVDFLHSKRVIHRDLKPQNILISSSGTVKLADFGLAKTYDFEMLLTSVVVTIWYRAPEVLLNSTYATPVDIWSCGSIMAELFLLRPIFCGTSEVDQLDKIFSILGTPPETSWPEYTPLPWSVFKNYTAADLEGMMPDCSPDGLNLLQNLLMFGPCQRISAAKALAHPYFKEHGYIAR from the coding sequence ATGATGGATGCAGGAATTCAGAGTCATCCCAATTTTGAGATGTTGGCCCAGATAGGTAATGGTGCATACGGCACTGTTTACCGTGCACGTTCAGCGAGTGGGCAAATTGTGGCTGTAAAGAAAGTCCGTGTGAACCTTTCTGCTGATGGTATACCTTTGTCTACGCTTCgggaagttgttcttttgaaggaATTGGCTCGGTATGAACATCCGAATATGGTGAAACTACTGGATGTCTGCACGAGTCACAGAACAGAAACCGATCTGTATCTGTTTTTAGTGTTTGAACATTTGGAGCAGGATTTGTCTAATTACATTGAAAAGTGTCCCCAGTCTGGCATGGGAGCAAGCTTGGTGAGAGACATTATGTTCCAGACTCTGAGTGGTGTTGATTTTCTCCATAGTAAGCGTGTAATTCATCGAGATCTGAAACCTCAGAACATCCTGATTTCTTCTTCAGGAACAGTGAAGTTAGCAGACTTTGGGCTGGCTAAGACTTACGACTTTGAAATGCTACTTACTTCTGTTGTTGTAACCATATGGTATCGTGCTCCAGAGGTTCTTCTCAACTCAACATATGCTACACCAGTTGATATATGGTCCTGTGGTAGTATTATGGCTGAACTGTTTCTCCTGCGTCCTATATTTTGTGGAACATCAGAAGTTGATCAACTGGACAAAATATTCAGCATCTTGGGAACACCTCCTGAAACAAGTTGGCCAGAGTACACACCATTACCTTGGTCTGTTTTCAAAAACTACACAGCTGCTGACCTGGAAGGGATGATGCCTGATTGCTCCCCAGATGGTCTGAATCTTTTGCAGAATTTGTTGATGTTTGGCCCTTGTCAGAGAATCAGTGCTGCAAAAGCCTTAGCTCATCCTTATTTCAAGGAGCATGGATACATTGCACGCTAG